GCCGTAACGTACTCAGGAGCAGAGAGATGCCCGCCCGATGAACGGTATTCCGCGCGCTGTTCGTCGGTAAGGAGCTTGTGCCAGAACTCGCGGTCCTCAAAGCCGCTCCCGTCCGTGCGCATGATTCTTCTGTTCCACGACCACGCAAAGTTAGGCTCAATCCCCGAGCTCGCGTCGAGAATCATCGAGATTGACCCCGTCGGAGCAATCGATAGACGGCGGCTGTTGCGCATGTTTCCTGCGAACACGTCCGGCAGAATTTCCCGCGCCTCGCTGAACGTAAAGCCCTCAAGCGTGTTCAGGAGGGTTACAGGGATGATGGCTGCCTCCCTCATGTCCCGAAGCATCGCGTGATACTCTGTGTCGCTCTCCGGCAGCTTCGTGTCCTCAAAGAGTTTCGCGACGAGCCCGTGTTCCGGGAAAGCAGGCTTGTGTGCGTCCTTGACCGTGCTTATTGTCGCGCAAAGTGCCGAACGCGCAAGCTCACCGCCCAGCTTCCGGCAGAACGCGCTGAACTCCTCAGAACCGTACGTGATGCCCTGAATTATCGACGCATCAGCAAGTCCCATTATTCCCAGCCCGACGGGACGGATTGCCTTTGTGCGCTCGCCTATCTCCTCGAGAGGGTAACTGCACGCGTCTATCACTAAGTCCAGATAGTACATCGAGCGGAAAACCTGTGCGCGAAGCCCCTCGAAGTCGAACGTCTTGTCATTGCGGGCAAACATCTCGACGTTGATTGAGCCGAGATTGCAGCTCGTGAAGTTCGGGAGGGGCTGTTCTCCGCAGGGGTTGGTCGACTCTATCTCCCACTGCGAACCCAGCTTCAGCAGGTTGTCCTGCCGCGCACGGTCAATGAAGAACACTCCCGGGTCTCCGCGCTTCCAAGCTGACTCGCAGATGTGGTTCATGAGTTCGCGTGCCTTCAAGGTGCGCACCGTGCTTCCGTCGACGCGTGAATGTAGCTCGAAGTCTTCGTCGTTCGCCGCCGCGTTCATGAGCTTGTCGGAGACCGCTACCGAGATGTTGAAGTACGAGAGCCGTCCGTCCTCAGTCTTGCAGTCGATGAAGTCGAAGATGTCCGGGTGGTCGTCGAACAGCATTCCCATCAACGCCGCGCGTCTCTTTCCGCCCTGAACGACAACTGCTCCCATCGTGTTCCACGTCTCCATGAACGACACAGGCCCGGATGCCTTGCCGCCAGTCCCTCCGGCGATGACTGAGCTGTGCTCGCGCAAGTGCCCGAAGTTACCACCGACTCCTCCGCCGAACTTGCTGATTATGCTCGCGTTCTTCACGCTCTCAAAGATTCCTTCAATGCTGTCCGGCACGCTTATCACGAAACACGCAAACAGCTGCTGGTTCTTTGTGCGCGACGCGTAGAGCTTCCGATAGTCCTCAATGTTCATCTCGTCGGGAGACTTGTAGATTATCGCCGACAGTTCGGGAATTACTGTCAGTCCGGCGGCAGCACTGAACAGACACGGTGAGTTGAACAGGAATCTTCTCCCCAGAATGTCTGCGGCTATGTTCTTCTCGACCGTGCGTATCCAGTCTGCATCATCAGAGTAATTCACCTCAGCACTCGCAACCGTCCTGGCTACACGGCGGGCGAACTCCTCAAAGTTTCTCTCGTGCCTGACTGACTGCGTCTGCGGGTCATATCTGGGCACAAAGTATCTCTGTTCCAGAAGCCATACAGCATTTTCCGACAATCTCGATACGCCGCTGTTTTCCAGCGAACGCGGGTCTATTCCGTTCTTGAAGTATTGATGAATGCTCATTTTGTGGTAACAGCCTTCCCCTTTCGCAAAAAATATCCTCCGACCCCCAGATTCCCAGAGGCCGGAGGGTTCGTAGTCGCTTATATGCTGCTGCAGTTCCTGCTACTGCGTCTTGCTGTCCTTGCTCTTCTGCTCGGCCTTGAGGTCCTGATACACTTTCAGGAGCTTGGCAAACAGCCCGTTGTCTGCGTTTATCTCCCGTATGCCGAACTCGAAGCGGGCAACTTCGAGGCTTTCTGCCCACAAGGACATTGACGGCACGGAGAGCTCGGCACTCATTATGTCGCGGAACATCTGGACGTACTTCCCATAGCCCATAATCCCCGCCAGCGGCGCAAGTGTCGTGAATACTCCGTTCTCGTCGTTGTTGATCCATGCCTGAAGCCCCGCAAAGTCCACCCACATTGAGGCGATGGATTCGCGCTTCAGAAGCTCAGCAAGCGCGGGCTGAGGTTCGGGCTTCTCCGAGAGGCTGGAGAGCTCCGCAAAGTTTATGCCGAGCGTCTCGCCCTTGTTGACGGCAAGGCATGACACCGGGCTTATCGACGTATCCAGCTGAAGCACTCCGTCCTGAACCTGCGAGAAGTGCTGAGACTTGGTGAAACGCGAGAAGACTTTTTCCGCCGCGCCTTCTTGGCCGGTCTTGGAGATGTACACTGCAGGGAGCTTGAAGCCCTCGTAAGTTACAGTGTCGTTCACGGCTACCGAGAGAGGCCCGGTGATGAGTGCCGCTGTCTCGTCCTCAGTTACGCCGAATCTGGCGCGCATGTTGCGGACGAGCCACTTTGCCGCTGGTGCTAAAACGTCGTTGCTCTTCATCGACGTGAAATCAAGGTGCGTCCCGAGTGCCAGCAGAGGGCTGGAACTTCCGCCGACTCCCTCAAGGT
This genomic interval from Synergistaceae bacterium contains the following:
- a CDS encoding adenosylcobalamin-dependent ribonucleoside-diphosphate reductase, whose translation is MSIHQYFKNGIDPRSLENSGVSRLSENAVWLLEQRYFVPRYDPQTQSVRHERNFEEFARRVARTVASAEVNYSDDADWIRTVEKNIAADILGRRFLFNSPCLFSAAAGLTVIPELSAIIYKSPDEMNIEDYRKLYASRTKNQQLFACFVISVPDSIEGIFESVKNASIISKFGGGVGGNFGHLREHSSVIAGGTGGKASGPVSFMETWNTMGAVVVQGGKRRAALMGMLFDDHPDIFDFIDCKTEDGRLSYFNISVAVSDKLMNAAANDEDFELHSRVDGSTVRTLKARELMNHICESAWKRGDPGVFFIDRARQDNLLKLGSQWEIESTNPCGEQPLPNFTSCNLGSINVEMFARNDKTFDFEGLRAQVFRSMYYLDLVIDACSYPLEEIGERTKAIRPVGLGIMGLADASIIQGITYGSEEFSAFCRKLGGELARSALCATISTVKDAHKPAFPEHGLVAKLFEDTKLPESDTEYHAMLRDMREAAIIPVTLLNTLEGFTFSEAREILPDVFAGNMRNSRRLSIAPTGSISMILDASSGIEPNFAWSWNRRIMRTDGSGFEDREFWHKLLTDEQRAEYRSSGGHLSAPEYVTAYDITTQQHVNVTGIFAQIVDSGISKTVNLPNSATVDDVRRVYDDCYAMGCKGITIYRDGSRSFQPIEVKKEEPDPEPEPKSARVKERPGLVVFGKTIKDTTPWGSIYVTLNLDGKDPFEIFINVGKSGSEMKAMTEALSRVISIGLRSGCSLEDFIDTLKGLSGKEYWMLNCDEEHVARSIPDAIALLLEKLINREAVNARRKDKALICPECGSPLEMISGCEYCFSCGYSPCK